Genomic DNA from Lentisphaerota bacterium:
GCTGCTGCAGCGGCGGTTCGACGTGGCGTGGTTCACGCCGATGCTGGGCGCGCTGCTCACCGCCTTGGCGGTGGCGGTGATGCTGGCGCGGCTGAGCGAGCGCCACGGTCAGCGGCGCGACGCGGTGTTGAGCGTCTTGTGGTCGGTCGGCATGGCACTGGGAATCACGTTCCTGGCGCTGACGCCAGGCTATCAGGAGGACTTGAATGGCTACCTGTTCGGCTCGATCCTGCTGGTCGGGCGCGGCGACCTGATCGCGATGGCGCTGCTCAATGCCGTGACCGTGGGGGTGGTGCTGCTGTTTTACAACCGGCTCGTTTGTGTGGCGTTCAACGATGAGCTGGCCCGGCTGCGCGGCCTGCGCGTCGGCTTTTATGAAGGGGTGCTGCAGGTTATCACGGCGTTGACGGTGGTGATGCTGGTGCGCGTAGCGGGGATCGTGCTGGCGGTGGCGCTGCTGACGCTGCCAGCGGCGACGGCGGGTCTGCTGACGCGGCGGCTGGGGCGGATGATGGCGGTGGCGACGCTGCTGGCGCTGGCGGTGTCGCTGGGCGGGCTGGCGCTGAGCTACGGACCGGAGCTGCCGCCCGGGGCGACGATCGTCGAGCTGGCGGCGGTGGTCTATGTGGCCGTGCTGGTCATCACACGCAACAGATCGCGCGGAGGGAGTGGACGATGACCCGACCGTTGCTGCTGGTTGAAAATCTGCACGTCCGCTTTAGGCGCGACGGGACCCTGATCCATCCGGTGCGGGGCGTGTCGCTGCGGGTCTGCACGGGCGAGTGCGTCGCCGTGGTGGGAGAGAGCGGCTGCGGCAAGAGTCTCACGGCCCTGTCCATCGCTCGCCTGCCGCCCACCGACCGGGCGGCCGTGACAGGACGGGTGGTGCTGGACGGTATCGACATTTCGGCGGGCCGTGCGGCCGAGTTGGCGAGCGTGCGCGGGCGGTGGGTGGCGTATGTGTTCCAGGATCCGGCGGGCAGCCTGAACCCGGTGATGCGGGTGGGCGACCAGATCGCCGAATGCCTGCGCGAGCTGTCTGCAGCGGCTCGGCGGGCGCGGATTGCGGACCTGCTGGCAAAGGTCGGTCTTGCCGACCCCGAATGGTGCGCACGCGCCTATCCCTGCATGCTCAGCGGCGGGATGCAGCAGCGGGTCATGCTGGCGATGGCGCTGGCTCAGCGGCCCAGACTGCTGATCGCCGACGAGCCGACGACGGCGCTCGATGTGGTGACGCAACAGGGCGTGCTCGATCTGATCGGGGCACTGGCGGCGTCAGAAGGGCTGGCGGTGCTGCTCATCACCCACAACCTCGCGCTGGTCGCGGGACGCGCCGACCGGGTGTATGTGATGTACGGCGGTCAGGTGATCGAGTCGGGGGCTGCGGGGGCGCTGCTAACGGCACCGCAGCATCCCTACACGTGCGGGTTGCTGGCTGCGGCGCCGCGCCTCGACGACCCGCCCGGCCGGCGCCTGCTCGACATACCGGGGGTCGTGCCCGGTGCCGACGCCTGGCCTGAAGGGTGCGCCTTCGCGCCACGCCATCCGCGCGCCGACGCGCGCTGCCACCGCGAACCGCCGCCCGAAACCTCGTCAGCAGACGGTCGCACCTGCCGGTGCTGGCAGAATGCGGGCTGAGGAATCGGCAGTCCGGTTGCTGCCGAGGCGTTCACCCTTGGGCACACTCAACGCGCTGGGCGTTCAACTGTTGTAGCGGCACATCGCCCGCCACACCAGATACAAGCGACTCGTTATCGATACATGAGTCGCGCCTCGCCGCCATCGATCAGGTTCTGCAGATTGAATCCCATCCCGGGCTTGCGGAGGAACAGGTCCATCAGCCCCCTGGGCTCTTCGTAGCGAATCACTCGAATGGTGTTTGTCTCCAGCAGCGAGGCGGCCAGCACGTCCACATTCTCGGCATACCCGACCTGATCGATCAAGCCCTGCTTGAGCGCCTCAGTCG
This window encodes:
- a CDS encoding metal ABC transporter permease — encoded protein: MPTGDRTMSLLADLQQHAFLQYAVAACALAAVAAGVVGSLVVVRRTTYTAAAVSHCVLAGLGLARLLQRRFDVAWFTPMLGALLTALAVAVMLARLSERHGQRRDAVLSVLWSVGMALGITFLALTPGYQEDLNGYLFGSILLVGRGDLIAMALLNAVTVGVVLLFYNRLVCVAFNDELARLRGLRVGFYEGVLQVITALTVVMLVRVAGIVLAVALLTLPAATAGLLTRRLGRMMAVATLLALAVSLGGLALSYGPELPPGATIVELAAVVYVAVLVITRNRSRGGSGR
- a CDS encoding ABC transporter ATP-binding protein, with amino-acid sequence MTRPLLLVENLHVRFRRDGTLIHPVRGVSLRVCTGECVAVVGESGCGKSLTALSIARLPPTDRAAVTGRVVLDGIDISAGRAAELASVRGRWVAYVFQDPAGSLNPVMRVGDQIAECLRELSAAARRARIADLLAKVGLADPEWCARAYPCMLSGGMQQRVMLAMALAQRPRLLIADEPTTALDVVTQQGVLDLIGALAASEGLAVLLITHNLALVAGRADRVYVMYGGQVIESGAAGALLTAPQHPYTCGLLAAAPRLDDPPGRRLLDIPGVVPGADAWPEGCAFAPRHPRADARCHREPPPETSSADGRTCRCWQNAG